In a single window of the Candidatus Cloacimonadota bacterium genome:
- a CDS encoding SoxR reducing system RseC family protein, with product MNLNENPTNDTGIVVNIQDDFAFVEVEKGEICNTCKLRSLCFHKGDEITTFKIKNILNAKKGDKVSFVIEPKIRILSSFLIYIIPIILLISSYCISKYCLHLSENLSILIAIVSVALCFFILKFIDRIFIRKDFINPKMVKKI from the coding sequence ATGAATCTGAATGAAAACCCCACCAATGATACAGGAATTGTTGTAAATATTCAAGATGATTTTGCCTTTGTTGAAGTAGAAAAAGGGGAGATTTGTAATACCTGTAAATTGAGATCTCTCTGCTTCCATAAAGGAGATGAAATAACAACATTTAAAATTAAAAACATTCTTAATGCCAAAAAGGGTGATAAAGTCTCTTTTGTGATAGAGCCAAAAATTCGTATCCTGAGTTCATTTCTCATTTATATTATACCAATAATTTTATTAATCTCAAGTTATTGTATAAGTAAATATTGCCTTCATCTTTCAGAGAATTTGTCCATTCTTATAGCAATAGTATCTGTTGCTTTATGTTTCTTCATTTTGAAATTTATAGACAGAATTTTTATTAGAAAAGATTTCATTAACCCCAAAATGGTAAAGAAGATTTAA
- the folB gene encoding dihydroneopterin aldolase yields MKITLKNMIFYGYHGLHEHERTLGQRFSVDITAITDPSLDAHIKKLNDTVDYTAIFDVVKNEVENYKYHLLEKLANKILDSILARFPLVQKCQIKIRKIAVPINGTLDYVELEMERER; encoded by the coding sequence ATGAAAATAACACTTAAAAATATGATATTTTATGGATATCACGGCTTGCACGAACATGAACGCACATTGGGACAGAGGTTCTCTGTGGATATCACTGCAATTACAGACCCCAGCCTTGATGCACATATCAAAAAACTGAATGATACAGTTGATTACACTGCTATCTTTGATGTTGTTAAAAATGAAGTTGAGAATTATAAATACCATCTTTTGGAAAAATTAGCCAATAAGATTCTGGACAGCATTCTTGCACGGTTTCCACTGGTGCAGAAGTGCCAAATTAAAATCAGGAAGATTGCTGTTCCTATCAATGGCACTTTAGATTATGTTGAACTGGAAATGGAAAGGGAAAGATGA